In Arthrobacter sp. QXT-31, one genomic interval encodes:
- a CDS encoding AMP-binding protein produces the protein MNIEPALKALAAALHGEGPAVELSAGPDGEPVVTPVETPGFEDAVAVVRTSGSTGTPKATVLTVDALAASSMATAFALKGEGQWLLALPLQYVAGVQVLVRSLFAGTRPWAMDLSEGFTANAFTAAALELTDNIRFTSLVPTQLQRLLADPSADTLAVLRRFNGILLGGAPASAELLESARDAGLRVVTTYGAAETCGGCVYDGYPLEGVALRLAEDGRIHLGGATLAAGYLDAPSLTAEAFVEEDGNRWYRTNDLGALDADGRLTVLGRADDVIITGGVKVSAAHVQAELEKSDGVTAAFVAGVTSAKWGQAVAAYVAVAPVSGDGSSAPAAGRDGAAWAEEWHRTLGLLGPKTVLPASELIMLPNGKPDRLAMIERLNALHQGK, from the coding sequence GTGAATATCGAGCCGGCCCTCAAGGCGCTGGCGGCCGCGCTCCACGGTGAGGGTCCCGCCGTCGAACTCTCCGCCGGCCCGGACGGCGAGCCGGTGGTGACGCCGGTGGAGACACCCGGGTTCGAGGACGCCGTCGCTGTGGTCCGCACGTCCGGGTCCACCGGGACGCCCAAGGCGACGGTCCTGACGGTGGACGCGCTGGCGGCGTCGTCGATGGCCACCGCCTTCGCGCTCAAAGGCGAGGGGCAGTGGCTCCTGGCCCTGCCGCTGCAGTACGTGGCCGGCGTGCAGGTGCTGGTCCGGTCGCTGTTCGCAGGCACCCGGCCCTGGGCGATGGACCTGTCCGAAGGCTTTACCGCGAACGCCTTCACCGCGGCGGCATTGGAGCTGACCGACAACATCCGTTTCACCTCGCTGGTGCCCACGCAGCTGCAGCGCCTGCTCGCGGACCCGTCGGCGGACACGCTCGCCGTGTTGCGCCGCTTCAACGGCATCCTGCTCGGCGGCGCGCCGGCCTCTGCCGAGCTCCTCGAGTCCGCCCGGGACGCAGGCCTCCGCGTGGTCACCACCTACGGCGCGGCCGAAACCTGCGGCGGCTGCGTGTACGACGGCTATCCGCTCGAGGGCGTGGCCCTGCGGCTCGCCGAGGACGGCCGGATCCACCTCGGCGGAGCCACCCTCGCAGCGGGCTACCTGGACGCGCCGTCGCTGACGGCCGAGGCTTTCGTCGAAGAGGACGGCAACCGCTGGTACCGGACCAACGACCTTGGTGCACTGGACGCCGACGGCCGGCTTACCGTGCTGGGCCGCGCCGACGACGTCATCATCACCGGCGGCGTCAAGGTTTCCGCCGCGCACGTGCAGGCTGAGCTGGAAAAGTCCGACGGCGTCACGGCGGCGTTCGTCGCCGGCGTCACGTCCGCGAAATGGGGCCAGGCCGTAGCGGCTTATGTTGCAGTCGCCCCCGTTTCCGGCGACGGGAGCTCTGCTCCCGCTGCCGGACGGGACGGGGCGGCCTGGGCCGAGGAATGGCACCGGACACTGGGGCTGCTGGGTCCGAAGACCGTCCTTCCGGCCAGTGAGCTGATCATGCTGCCGAACGGCAAACCGGACAGGCTGGCCATGATTGAACGGCTCAACGCGCTCCATCAGGGAAAATAG
- a CDS encoding 1,4-dihydroxy-2-naphthoyl-CoA synthase — protein sequence MSNEFPAKVSDVFDPSRWRTVSGFDDFQDLTYHRQVERSGDGTVTRDLPTVRIAFNRPEVRNAFRPGTVDELYRAMDHARMTPDVATVLLTGNGPSPKDGGHSFCSGGDQRIRGRDGYRYADGETQETIDPARAGRLHILEVQRLMRTMPKVVIAVVNGWAAGGGHSLHVVSDLTIASRQFGKFKQTDATVGSFDAGYGSALLARQIGQKAAREIFFLAREYSAEDMVRMGAVNEAVDHERLEEVALEYAADIARQSPQAIRMLKFAFNLADDGLAGQQVFAGEATRLAYMTDEAVEGKEAFLQKRDPDWSKFPYYF from the coding sequence GTGAGCAACGAATTCCCCGCCAAGGTATCCGACGTCTTTGACCCGTCCCGCTGGCGCACCGTGTCCGGCTTCGACGACTTCCAGGACCTGACCTACCACCGGCAGGTGGAGCGGTCCGGGGACGGCACCGTCACGCGGGACCTGCCCACCGTCCGCATCGCGTTCAACCGTCCGGAGGTCCGCAACGCCTTCCGCCCGGGAACGGTGGACGAGCTGTACCGGGCCATGGACCACGCGCGGATGACGCCGGATGTGGCCACCGTGCTGCTCACCGGCAACGGTCCCTCACCCAAGGATGGAGGGCATTCGTTCTGCTCGGGCGGGGACCAGCGGATCCGGGGACGCGATGGTTACAGGTATGCCGACGGCGAGACGCAGGAAACCATCGACCCTGCCCGCGCCGGCCGGCTCCACATCCTGGAGGTCCAGCGGCTCATGCGGACCATGCCCAAGGTGGTCATCGCCGTCGTTAATGGCTGGGCAGCGGGCGGCGGGCATTCCCTGCACGTGGTCTCGGACCTGACCATCGCCTCGCGCCAGTTCGGCAAGTTCAAGCAGACGGACGCCACCGTGGGAAGTTTCGACGCCGGCTACGGCTCGGCACTCCTGGCCCGGCAGATCGGCCAGAAGGCAGCGCGGGAAATCTTCTTCCTCGCGCGTGAATATTCCGCCGAGGACATGGTTCGGATGGGCGCCGTGAACGAGGCAGTGGACCACGAGCGCCTCGAGGAGGTGGCCCTGGAGTATGCGGCGGACATCGCCCGGCAGTCCCCGCAGGCCATCCGGATGCTCAAGTTTGCCTTCAACCTCGCCGACGACGGCCTCGCAGGCCAGCAGGTGTTCGCCGGCGAAGCCACCCGCCTGGCCTACATGACGGACGAGGCCGTGGAGGGCAAGGAGGCGTTCCTGCAGAAGCGCGACCCCGACTGGTCCAAGTTCCCGTACTACTTCTAA
- a CDS encoding VOC family protein, which produces MGLNIQIAIDCKNPHDLADWWAETLDWSVEPQDEGFIRSMISQGFATEDQTMTHNGKLVWRDGAAIRPTEELESKAPERRLLFQTVPEQKTIKNRVHWDVRLDGRDKDEVRAELEARGATFLWTASQGPHEWHTMADPEGNEFCIS; this is translated from the coding sequence ATGGGACTCAACATTCAGATCGCCATCGACTGCAAGAACCCGCACGACCTCGCCGACTGGTGGGCCGAGACGCTGGACTGGTCCGTGGAGCCGCAGGACGAGGGCTTCATCCGGTCCATGATCAGCCAGGGCTTCGCCACGGAAGACCAGACCATGACCCACAACGGCAAGCTCGTCTGGCGGGACGGCGCGGCGATCCGGCCCACCGAGGAACTCGAGTCGAAAGCACCGGAACGGCGCCTCCTGTTCCAGACCGTGCCGGAGCAGAAGACCATCAAGAACCGGGTGCACTGGGACGTGCGCCTCGACGGCCGGGACAAGGACGAGGTCCGCGCCGAACTCGAGGCCCGCGGCGCCACCTTCCTCTGGACCGCCAGCCAGGGACCGCACGAATGGCACACCATGGCCGACCCCGAGGGCAACGAGTTCTGCATCAGCTGA
- a CDS encoding CPBP family intramembrane glutamic endopeptidase, giving the protein MVNTRRMLPAPRPDLYRFSPLDLTAVGLYVAVAAFFALAGELLLPLLRELAPTPAVASYGVNLLFYGCVGALALLAARGVVSRDLKVLATRPWFTLAMVPLAVVVMMVVTAFLVAVGATAETSANQAGLQALMRQVPAWLMVPLIVLVGPFVEEYVFRHLLIGKLSRRVNIWICCTLSVVLFAALHIVGQEALTLAALMPYLAMGGTLVFVYVWTGRNLMFAYFVHAAKNLLAAIFLYTIPPELLDQLQRVQG; this is encoded by the coding sequence ATGGTGAACACCAGACGGATGCTTCCTGCTCCGCGGCCGGATCTGTATCGGTTTTCGCCGCTGGACCTCACCGCCGTCGGGCTTTATGTGGCCGTCGCCGCCTTCTTCGCGCTGGCCGGCGAACTCCTGCTGCCGCTGCTCCGGGAGCTGGCTCCGACGCCGGCCGTCGCCTCCTACGGCGTGAACCTCCTGTTCTACGGCTGCGTCGGCGCCCTGGCGCTGCTCGCCGCGCGCGGGGTGGTGTCCCGGGACCTCAAGGTGCTGGCCACCCGCCCCTGGTTCACGCTCGCGATGGTGCCGCTGGCCGTCGTCGTGATGATGGTTGTCACCGCCTTCCTGGTGGCCGTGGGCGCGACCGCCGAGACCTCCGCCAACCAGGCCGGGCTGCAGGCGCTCATGCGGCAGGTGCCGGCCTGGCTGATGGTGCCGCTGATCGTCCTCGTCGGGCCGTTCGTCGAGGAATATGTGTTCCGGCATCTGCTGATCGGAAAGCTGAGCAGGCGCGTCAACATCTGGATCTGCTGCACCCTGTCCGTGGTCCTCTTCGCCGCCCTGCACATCGTGGGCCAGGAGGCGCTCACCCTTGCCGCCCTCATGCCGTACCTGGCCATGGGCGGAACGCTGGTGTTTGTCTACGTCTGGACGGGGCGCAACCTGATGTTCGCCTACTTCGTGCACGCGGCCAAGAACCTGCTGGCCGCGATCTTCCTGTACACCATCCCGCCGGAACTCCTGGACCAGCTGCAGCGGGTCCAGGGTTAG
- a CDS encoding metal ABC transporter substrate-binding protein — protein sequence MPNFWFRCAKVVRRTLALVPTRSRGAASVVLLCLALTACGGNATGGDGRPVVLTTFTVLADVARNVAGDKLQVESITKAGAEIHGYEPTPGDIRKASQADLILDNGLNLEAWFGQFVEGLDVPHAVVSGGVDVLSIREDSYQGKPNPHAWMSPVNVQIYVDNMVKAFSKLDPANAEVFEANGKAYKAKLQAVQDEMKAKLAALPKNQRALVTCEGAFSYLTRDAGLDEVYIWAVNAEQQATPQQITEAIAYVRANKVPAVFCESTVSDAPMRQVVEATGAKFGGVLYVDSLSEADGPVPTYLDLIRHDSQVITTALAGAS from the coding sequence ATGCCTAACTTTTGGTTTCGGTGCGCCAAAGTAGTCCGCCGAACTCTTGCCCTTGTGCCCACCCGCAGCCGGGGAGCAGCCTCAGTGGTGCTTCTTTGCCTGGCCCTGACAGCGTGCGGCGGAAACGCCACGGGCGGCGACGGCCGGCCCGTGGTGCTGACGACGTTCACGGTGCTGGCGGACGTGGCCAGGAACGTGGCCGGTGACAAGCTGCAGGTGGAATCCATCACCAAGGCCGGCGCCGAGATCCACGGCTACGAACCCACCCCCGGGGACATCCGGAAGGCTTCACAGGCGGACCTGATCCTGGATAACGGGCTCAACCTGGAGGCCTGGTTCGGTCAGTTCGTCGAGGGCCTGGATGTGCCGCACGCCGTGGTGAGCGGGGGCGTGGACGTGTTGTCCATCCGCGAGGACTCGTACCAGGGCAAGCCGAACCCGCATGCATGGATGTCGCCGGTCAACGTCCAGATCTACGTAGACAACATGGTGAAGGCCTTTTCCAAGCTGGATCCCGCGAATGCCGAAGTTTTCGAGGCCAACGGCAAGGCCTACAAGGCGAAGCTCCAAGCCGTGCAGGACGAGATGAAAGCCAAGCTCGCCGCCCTGCCCAAGAATCAGCGTGCCCTGGTGACCTGCGAAGGCGCCTTCTCCTACCTGACCCGCGACGCCGGCCTCGACGAGGTGTACATCTGGGCCGTCAACGCCGAGCAGCAGGCCACGCCCCAGCAGATCACCGAGGCGATCGCGTACGTCCGCGCCAACAAGGTGCCAGCCGTCTTCTGCGAGTCGACGGTCTCTGACGCCCCGATGCGGCAGGTGGTGGAAGCCACAGGCGCAAAGTTCGGCGGCGTGCTGTACGTGGACTCCCTCTCCGAAGCGGACGGGCCGGTGCCCACGTACCTGGACCTGATCCGGCATGACTCCCAAGTGATTACCACTGCCCTCGCAGGTGCATCATGA
- a CDS encoding metal ABC transporter ATP-binding protein, with protein sequence MSAFTVHRAAEAAQAQPQPAIQVENVTVHYGEVLALDAASLVLEPARICGLVGMNGSGKSTLFKTIMGMIRPDAGRVLINGAPPAKARKVGGIGYVPQSEDVDWQFPLSVRDLVMMGRYGHQGFTRRPSKADRAAVDEALDRVELADFASRQIGQLSGGQKKRAFVARGIAQGATIMLLDEPFAGVDKRSEATITRLLRELATDRCTILISTHDLHALPQLCDEAVLLMRKVLMHGAPEVVLQPENLAMAFGLDVLNRDGEHGRHGAGS encoded by the coding sequence ATGAGCGCCTTCACCGTCCACCGCGCCGCAGAAGCCGCGCAGGCACAGCCGCAACCGGCAATCCAGGTCGAGAACGTCACCGTGCACTATGGCGAGGTCCTTGCCCTGGATGCCGCCTCGCTGGTCCTTGAGCCGGCGCGGATCTGCGGGCTGGTCGGGATGAACGGTTCGGGCAAGTCCACGCTGTTCAAGACCATCATGGGCATGATCAGGCCCGACGCCGGCCGCGTCCTGATCAACGGGGCGCCGCCGGCCAAAGCGCGGAAGGTAGGCGGCATCGGATACGTCCCGCAGAGCGAGGACGTGGACTGGCAGTTTCCGCTGTCCGTCCGCGACCTGGTGATGATGGGGCGCTACGGCCACCAGGGCTTCACCCGGCGGCCGTCCAAGGCAGACCGTGCTGCCGTGGATGAGGCCCTGGACCGCGTGGAACTTGCCGATTTCGCCAGCCGGCAGATCGGCCAGCTGTCCGGCGGCCAGAAGAAACGCGCCTTCGTGGCACGGGGCATAGCGCAGGGTGCCACCATCATGCTGCTCGACGAGCCGTTTGCCGGCGTTGACAAGCGCTCGGAGGCGACCATCACCCGGCTGCTCCGCGAGCTCGCGACGGACCGCTGCACGATCCTCATTTCCACGCATGACCTCCATGCGCTGCCGCAGCTGTGCGATGAAGCCGTGCTGCTCATGCGCAAAGTGCTCATGCACGGGGCGCCGGAGGTGGTGCTGCAGCCGGAGAACCTGGCCATGGCGTTCGGGCTGGATGTCCTGAACCGGGACGGGGAGCACGGCCGGCACGGGGCAGGGAGCTGA
- a CDS encoding metal ABC transporter permease, protein MDPITLLLEPLGYDFMVRAILTTALAAVVCAVLSCWLVLIGWSLMGDAVSHAVLPGVVLAYIVGAPFALGALVFALVAVTLIGVVRNTSRVKEDAAIGIVFTSLFALGLVLISVTPSQTDLNHIIFGNLLGVSMPDLIQVLVLGVVAFAILILKRRDLTLYAFDPTHAHAIGLSPRRLGALLLGLLALTSVVALQTVGVVLVVAMLIIPGSTAYLLTDRFSRMLVIAPAISAACSIAGIYFSYYLDTASGAMVVLTQGAVFAVVYLFSPRQGLIGTRLAKARRRKAALAV, encoded by the coding sequence ATGGATCCGATCACTCTCCTGCTGGAGCCCCTCGGCTACGACTTCATGGTGCGGGCCATCCTCACCACTGCGCTCGCCGCAGTGGTCTGCGCGGTCCTGAGCTGCTGGCTGGTCCTCATCGGCTGGTCCCTCATGGGTGATGCGGTCTCCCACGCGGTCCTGCCCGGCGTCGTGCTGGCGTACATCGTGGGGGCGCCGTTTGCGCTCGGGGCGCTGGTGTTCGCGCTGGTGGCCGTGACGCTCATCGGGGTGGTCCGCAACACCAGCCGGGTGAAGGAGGACGCTGCGATAGGCATCGTGTTCACGTCCCTTTTCGCCCTCGGCCTGGTGCTGATCTCGGTGACGCCGAGCCAGACAGACCTCAACCACATCATCTTCGGCAACCTGCTGGGCGTCAGCATGCCCGACCTCATCCAGGTGCTCGTGCTGGGCGTGGTGGCGTTCGCCATCCTCATCCTGAAGCGCCGGGACCTCACGCTCTACGCCTTCGACCCCACACACGCCCACGCCATCGGCCTCTCGCCGCGCCGGCTGGGGGCATTGCTGCTGGGGCTGCTGGCGCTGACCTCGGTGGTGGCGCTGCAGACAGTGGGCGTGGTGCTCGTGGTGGCCATGCTCATCATCCCGGGTTCCACCGCGTACCTGCTCACGGACCGCTTCTCCCGCATGCTGGTGATCGCGCCAGCGATCTCCGCGGCATGCTCCATCGCCGGGATTTATTTCAGCTACTACCTGGACACCGCGTCCGGCGCCATGGTGGTGCTCACCCAGGGAGCCGTGTTCGCCGTCGTTTATCTGTTCAGTCCCCGGCAGGGGCTGATCGGCACCCGGCTGGCCAAGGCCCGGCGCCGGAAGGCGGCCCTGGCCGTTTAG
- a CDS encoding ABC-F family ATP-binding cassette domain-containing protein: protein MAEHNFRTEQLRLSGVSHSYGDRELFSGVELVIAAGEHAAVVGENGAGKSTLLRILAGIEAPAAGRVQRQGRVGYLAQTSGLPARLTVADAIDDALRALRGMEAELERLEVGLASAGPAELEAYGNLQTQYQLREGYAAEARVEAALDRLGLGGVERSRTLGSLSGGEQERVALACLLADPADILLLDEPTNHLDASGTAWLEGRLAAHRGAVVVVSHDRVLLRKVATAVIEVDAERRTVNRYGNGYDGYLKEKRAERQRWVQQYHGWLDAMDAERRQADTVAGRMGYARRRDNDKAGFDFKTGTWERAAASKIRNAQERLRRLEDNPVERPPERLKLDAGLNGGLNGALDGGPDGSAAASGTGAAGSDGAPEAAGRVLHARNARVPGRLDIPEFRVDRGQKILITGPNGAGKSTLLSVLAGTLEPDAGQVLRHGRIGYLQQELELPEYPSLRLLPAFAAGLGGNIDDHAEALLRLGLFRTSEFHVPVGALSAGQQRRLALARLLLGHNEVMLLDEPTNHLAPALVEELESALADFCGTVVMVSHDRALGEWFDGCADRARGRAGGGTPGTWLRYTMADGELEKVALPA, encoded by the coding sequence ATGGCTGAACACAATTTCCGCACCGAACAGCTGCGCCTGTCCGGCGTCTCCCACAGCTACGGGGACCGCGAGCTCTTCAGCGGCGTCGAACTGGTGATCGCCGCGGGGGAACACGCCGCCGTCGTGGGCGAGAACGGCGCCGGCAAATCCACCCTGCTGCGGATCCTCGCGGGCATCGAGGCGCCTGCTGCAGGCAGGGTCCAGCGGCAGGGCCGGGTCGGTTACTTGGCGCAGACCTCAGGGCTTCCTGCCCGGCTGACCGTGGCGGACGCGATAGATGACGCGCTCCGCGCGCTGCGCGGGATGGAAGCCGAGCTGGAACGCCTGGAGGTCGGCCTGGCATCGGCCGGCCCCGCAGAGCTCGAGGCTTACGGGAACCTGCAGACCCAGTACCAGTTGCGGGAAGGCTACGCCGCGGAAGCCCGGGTGGAGGCGGCGCTGGACCGGTTGGGCCTGGGCGGCGTGGAGCGCAGCAGGACGCTCGGTTCGCTGTCCGGCGGGGAGCAGGAGCGCGTGGCGCTGGCATGCCTGCTGGCTGATCCCGCGGACATCCTGCTCCTGGACGAGCCCACGAACCACCTCGACGCCAGCGGCACAGCTTGGCTGGAGGGACGCCTCGCTGCGCACCGGGGCGCCGTGGTGGTGGTTTCGCACGACCGCGTGCTGCTGCGGAAGGTGGCCACCGCCGTGATCGAGGTGGACGCCGAGCGCCGGACCGTGAACCGTTACGGCAACGGCTACGACGGCTACCTGAAGGAGAAGCGGGCCGAACGCCAGCGGTGGGTGCAGCAGTACCACGGCTGGCTCGACGCCATGGACGCCGAACGCCGGCAGGCGGATACCGTGGCCGGACGGATGGGCTATGCCCGCCGCCGGGACAACGACAAGGCCGGCTTCGACTTCAAGACGGGAACCTGGGAGCGGGCCGCCGCCAGCAAGATCCGCAATGCACAGGAGCGGCTGCGCCGCTTGGAGGACAACCCCGTCGAGCGCCCGCCGGAACGCCTGAAGCTCGACGCCGGGCTGAACGGTGGGCTGAACGGCGCGCTCGACGGCGGGCCGGACGGTTCCGCTGCCGCTTCCGGCACGGGCGCCGCCGGTTCGGACGGAGCCCCGGAAGCGGCGGGCCGGGTCCTGCATGCCCGCAATGCACGCGTGCCTGGCCGCCTGGATATCCCGGAGTTCCGGGTGGACCGCGGGCAGAAGATCCTCATCACGGGGCCCAACGGTGCCGGGAAGTCCACGCTGCTCTCCGTCCTGGCCGGCACCCTCGAGCCGGACGCTGGCCAGGTGCTGCGCCACGGCCGGATCGGTTACCTGCAGCAGGAACTGGAGCTGCCCGAGTATCCGTCCCTGCGGCTGCTGCCGGCCTTTGCCGCCGGGCTGGGCGGAAACATCGACGACCACGCGGAGGCGCTGCTGCGCCTGGGCCTCTTCCGGACCAGCGAGTTCCACGTGCCGGTGGGCGCGCTGTCCGCAGGCCAGCAGCGCAGGCTGGCACTCGCGCGGCTGCTGCTGGGCCACAACGAGGTCATGCTCCTGGACGAGCCCACCAACCACCTGGCCCCGGCGCTGGTGGAGGAACTGGAGTCGGCGCTCGCGGACTTCTGCGGAACGGTGGTGATGGTCAGCCATGACCGGGCGCTGGGGGAATGGTTCGACGGCTGTGCCGACCGCGCCCGCGGCCGGGCCGGCGGAGGTACGCCGGGCACGTGGCTCAGGTACACGATGGCTGACGGGGAGCTGGAGAAGGTTGCGCTCCCGGCCTGA
- a CDS encoding amino acid permease has translation MPQSTPTELMSPTAPSAAVDSTLSAEGYKKTLSRRHVTMIAMGGAIGVGLFMGAGGRLASTGPALIFSYAIAGVIAYLLMRALGELIMYRQTSGSFVSYAGEMFGRKGAYLSGWMYFINWAMTGIAELIAIGLYFQFFFPNVPVELSAIAALVLLVAVNLLSVKAFGEFEFWASCLKVGAIVIFLAVGSFMVITNAKVGDGHASPVNLFAGDGGMFPKGALVMILVLNAVIFAYNAIELVGITAGEMENPEREVPKAIRAVVVRIVVFYVGSVTLLAMLLPSDQYKAGTSPFVTVFGQMGLPWMGDVMNMIVITAALSSCNSGLYSIGRIFRTMANNGHAPQWLTKMSRRHVPYAAILAIAVVYLVGILLNIWLGGSYAFDLALNTASIGVIFTWGSIFASQIALRKKRGNVSSLPMPGSPWTSWAGLVALLAITVLIGFDTMTDKATGDVFLLGLWTLASIPFFALVLWLGWQKVKNNQPKSELFS, from the coding sequence GTGCCTCAAAGTACCCCCACAGAACTTATGAGCCCGACGGCTCCATCCGCCGCCGTCGACTCGACCCTCAGCGCCGAGGGCTACAAGAAGACCCTGAGCCGGCGCCACGTCACCATGATCGCGATGGGCGGCGCCATCGGCGTCGGCCTCTTCATGGGAGCCGGCGGCCGGCTGGCCTCCACCGGCCCCGCCCTGATCTTCTCCTACGCCATCGCCGGCGTCATCGCCTACCTGCTGATGCGGGCCCTCGGCGAGCTCATCATGTACCGCCAGACCTCCGGCTCCTTCGTGAGCTACGCCGGCGAGATGTTCGGCAGGAAGGGCGCCTACCTGTCGGGCTGGATGTACTTCATCAACTGGGCCATGACCGGCATCGCGGAACTGATCGCGATCGGCCTGTACTTCCAGTTCTTCTTCCCCAACGTCCCCGTGGAACTGTCCGCCATCGCAGCGCTGGTGCTGCTGGTGGCCGTGAACCTGCTCAGCGTCAAGGCGTTCGGTGAATTCGAGTTCTGGGCGTCCTGCCTCAAGGTGGGCGCCATCGTGATCTTCCTGGCCGTGGGCTCCTTCATGGTGATCACCAACGCCAAGGTCGGTGACGGCCACGCGTCGCCCGTCAACCTCTTCGCCGGCGACGGCGGCATGTTCCCCAAGGGCGCCCTGGTGATGATCCTGGTGCTCAACGCCGTCATCTTCGCCTACAACGCCATCGAACTCGTGGGCATCACCGCCGGCGAGATGGAAAATCCTGAACGCGAAGTGCCCAAGGCGATCCGCGCCGTCGTGGTCCGCATCGTGGTGTTCTACGTCGGCTCCGTGACCCTGCTGGCCATGCTGCTGCCCTCGGACCAGTACAAGGCGGGCACCTCGCCGTTCGTCACCGTCTTCGGCCAGATGGGCCTGCCGTGGATGGGCGACGTCATGAACATGATCGTCATCACCGCCGCGCTGTCCTCCTGCAACTCCGGCCTGTACTCGATCGGCCGGATCTTCCGCACCATGGCCAACAACGGCCACGCCCCGCAGTGGCTGACCAAGATGTCCCGCCGCCACGTGCCGTATGCGGCCATCCTGGCCATCGCCGTCGTGTACCTCGTGGGCATCCTGCTGAACATCTGGCTGGGCGGTTCGTACGCGTTCGACCTCGCCCTGAACACCGCCTCGATCGGCGTGATCTTCACCTGGGGTTCGATCTTCGCCAGCCAGATCGCGCTGCGCAAGAAGAGGGGCAATGTCTCCAGCCTGCCGATGCCGGGTTCGCCGTGGACCAGCTGGGCTGGACTCGTGGCGCTGCTGGCCATCACCGTCCTGATCGGCTTCGACACCATGACGGACAAGGCCACGGGTGACGTCTTCCTGCTGGGTCTTTGGACCCTCGCCAGCATCCCGTTCTTCGCCCTGGTGCTGTGGCTGGGCTGGCAGAAGGTCAAGAACAACCAGCCGAAGAGCGAACTCTTCAGCTAG
- a CDS encoding CsbD family protein — protein sequence MGIGDKIQNAAEDFGGKAKEAAGNATDNDRLRAEGQKDQVVADAKKVGEDVKDDFKRD from the coding sequence ATGGGTATCGGAGACAAGATCCAGAATGCTGCAGAGGACTTCGGCGGTAAGGCCAAGGAAGCAGCAGGCAACGCGACGGACAATGACCGCCTGAGGGCAGAGGGCCAGAAGGACCAGGTGGTAGCCGACGCCAAGAAGGTCGGCGAGGACGTTAAGGACGACTTTAAGCGGGATTAA
- a CDS encoding SRPBCC family protein, with amino-acid sequence MNRSISLSQHVNASPEKVWAVISDIPGSAATLSGVESIQMVSEGPYGEGTRWKETRSMMGRRETVEMWVSQADPPRSTTVKALQGGADYTTRFTLEERDGGTDLGLTFGAEVLRPTIVSRLMLAVFGRMGMNLTRKALARDLAEIAAKAEQP; translated from the coding sequence ATGAATCGCAGCATCAGCCTGAGTCAGCACGTGAACGCCAGCCCGGAGAAAGTCTGGGCGGTGATCTCGGATATTCCAGGGTCCGCCGCCACGCTGTCCGGGGTGGAGTCCATCCAGATGGTCAGCGAGGGGCCGTACGGCGAAGGCACCCGCTGGAAGGAGACGCGCTCCATGATGGGCCGGCGTGAGACCGTGGAAATGTGGGTGTCCCAGGCGGATCCGCCGCGCAGCACAACGGTGAAGGCGCTGCAGGGCGGAGCGGACTACACCACCCGGTTCACGCTGGAAGAACGGGACGGCGGGACTGACCTGGGACTGACCTTCGGCGCGGAGGTCCTCCGGCCCACGATAGTCAGCAGGCTCATGCTTGCTGTCTTCGGGCGAATGGGCATGAACCTGACGCGCAAGGCCCTGGCAAGGGACCTCGCCGAGATCGCGGCGAAGGCGGAGCAGCCGTAG
- a CDS encoding pentapeptide repeat-containing protein, which translates to MAPRLTPVRLEGLRDEGAPDFRRAERYDGMRYSRAAADGLELSGITFAECEFAGVSFNEAQLRGATFRDCVIGEAYAPVFNAARSTMHDVIFSNPRWGSAELYESGWQSVRIDGGKLDYLNLRGSGLADVQISDCIISELDLGSATAARIALKNCTIGTLELAGARLKDFDLRGTDFRSISGLDSLAGVVIDEYQLGLLAPLLAAHLGMVVA; encoded by the coding sequence ATGGCACCGAGGCTGACGCCGGTCCGGCTTGAGGGCCTCCGGGATGAGGGTGCGCCGGACTTCCGGCGGGCCGAACGGTATGACGGGATGCGGTACAGCCGCGCTGCCGCGGACGGGCTGGAGCTCAGCGGCATCACCTTCGCAGAATGTGAATTTGCCGGGGTCTCCTTCAATGAGGCCCAGCTCCGGGGCGCCACCTTCCGGGACTGTGTCATCGGGGAGGCCTACGCCCCTGTCTTCAATGCCGCCCGCTCCACCATGCACGACGTCATCTTCAGCAACCCCAGATGGGGATCGGCGGAGCTTTATGAGAGCGGCTGGCAGTCGGTGCGGATTGACGGCGGCAAGCTGGATTACCTGAACCTGCGGGGCTCGGGGCTCGCGGACGTGCAGATCAGCGACTGCATCATCAGCGAACTGGACCTCGGCTCCGCCACCGCGGCCCGGATTGCGCTGAAAAACTGCACCATCGGCACCCTGGAGCTCGCCGGGGCCAGGCTGAAGGACTTCGACCTCCGCGGCACCGACTTCCGGAGCATCAGCGGGCTGGACAGCCTGGCCGGCGTCGTGATTGATGAGTACCAGCTGGGGCTCCTGGCACCGCTGCTTGCGGCGCATTTGGGCATGGTAGTCGCATGA